The following are encoded in a window of Mustela nigripes isolate SB6536 chromosome 1, MUSNIG.SB6536, whole genome shotgun sequence genomic DNA:
- the LOC132009792 gene encoding olfactory receptor 5G3-like, translating to MEDKNQTEVTEFLFLGLTDHLHHQIVLFVMLLFVYLVTLGGNVGMIVLIWTDARLHTPMYFFLSHLSFVDICSSSSIAPKMLCDIFAEKKHISFVGCAAQMWFSGFFVVSECFLLASMAYDRYMAICKPLLYTLIMSQRVCVQLVAGPYAMALINTMTHTILTFRLPFCGPNIINHFFCDISPLLSLACADTWINKLVLFILAGAIVILSVLIIMVSYVCILVAILKIRTADGRQKAFSTCSSHMAVVSILYGTLFFIYVLPGSASSLDINKVISLFYTVVIPMLNPLIYSLRNKEVKNAFRRMLERKNSLMILVK from the coding sequence ATGGAAGATAAGAATCAGACAGAAGtgactgaatttcttttcttgggCCTCACAGATCACCTCCATCATCAGATCGTCCTCTTTGTCATGCTTCTCTTTGTCTATCTTGTCACCCTGGGGGGTAACGTAGGCATGATTGTTCTCATATGGACTGATGCAAGACTCCACACTCCTATGTACTTTTTTCTCAGTCACTTGTCCTTTGTAGatatttgttcttcttcttccatTGCCCCCAAGATGCTGTGTGATATCTTTGCGGAGAAAAAACACATCTCTTTTGTGGGTTGTGCTGCACAGATGTGGTTCTCTGGTTTCTTTGTGGTATCTGAATGTTTCCTCCTGGCTTCCATGGCATATGACCGGTACATGGCCATCTGTAAGCCCTTGCTGTACACTCTCATCATGTCCCAGAGAGTCTGTGTGCAGCTGGTGGCAGGGCCTTACGCCATGGCTCTTATAAACACAATGACCCACACAATTCTCACTTTTCGCTTACCCTTCTGTGGTCCAAATATCATCAATCACTTCTTCTGTGACATTTCTCCACTGCTGTCTCTAGCATGtgcagacacatggatcaataaATTAGTGCTCTTCATCTTGGCTGGAGCTATTGTCATACTCAGTGTCCTGATCATCATGGTCTCCTATGTTTGCATCCTGGTGGCCATCTTGAAGATCCGGACTGCTGATGGGAGGCAGAAAGCTTTCTCCACTTGCTCTTCTCACATGGCAGTCGTCTCCATCCTGTATGGGACTCTTTTCTTTATCTATGTTCTGCCTGGCTCAGCTTCCTCCCTGGATATCAATAAAGtgatttctctattttatacTGTGGTAATCCCCATGTTGAACCCCCTCATTTATAGTCTGAGGAACAAGGAGGTGAAAAATGCATTCAGGAGGatgttggaaaggaaaaattctCTAATGATCTTGGTAAAATAG